In Arachis hypogaea cultivar Tifrunner chromosome 17, arahy.Tifrunner.gnm2.J5K5, whole genome shotgun sequence, a single window of DNA contains:
- the LOC112766937 gene encoding F-box/kelch-repeat protein At5g42350 produces MFSEGLGADESLCQDVHSLSVSKRLVRSVSQKLRKKNNRSAGEEDDDLKGVALRCLTLYSRGGGCKVGADTSDEFSDSNGRRRSSASEEGRGYKPICGPEETAVDCFSYGVRDIFWRRHSRKNSEIEELAANTRMHIFLPDDVLEMCLVRLPLTSLMNARLVCKKWRALTTTPRFLQMRREGSYQNPWLFLFGAVKDGFCSGEIHALDVSMNQWHRIDAEYLRGRFLFSVASIQDDIFIVGGCSSLSSFGRVDRSSFKTHKGVVVFSPLTKSWRKIPSMKYARSVPILGVSEVSSDFPTCQGHQSRQDRRPRSRIGGVSDVYEDPHKLSMRRHCRSSFNESEASSVTSRRTYKFLRQKSDHSSSKGSRRVLLIAVGGLGSWDEPLDSGEIYDSVSNKWTEIQRLPFDFGVACSGIVCGKMFYVYSETDKLAAYDVERGFWISIQTSPFPPRVLEYYPKLVSSDGRLFMLSVSWCEGDGQIGRRNKAVRKLWELDLMYLTWTEVSVHPDAPMDWNAVFVADKSLIFGIEMFKIFGQVLDFFTVCDVSDMARWHHISRNHVTHVLDASSCLTKTVAVLHL; encoded by the coding sequence ATGTTTTCTGAAGGATTGGGGGCAGACGAATCTCTTTGTCAAGATGTCCATAGTTTGAGCGTGTCCAAGCGTCTTGTGAGGAGTGTCAGCCAGAAGCTGAGAAAGAAGAATAACAGAAGTGCGGgggaagaagatgatgatctGAAGGGTGTTGCTTTGAGATGCCTAACTCTGTACAGTCGAGGTGGGGGCTGCAAGGTAGGCGCCGACACCAGTGATGAATTCAGTGATTCAAATGGTAGGAGGAGATCGAGTGCCAGTGAAGAGGGTAGGGGATATAAACCTATTTGTGGCCCTGAAGAAACTGCCGTGGATTGTTTCTCGTATGGGGTGAGGGACATATTTTGGCGGAGACACTCTAGAAAGAATTCTGAAATTGAAGAATTGGCAGCAAATACTAGAATGCATATCTTTCTCCCGGACGATGTTCTGGAAATGTGTTTGGTCCGGCTCCCGTTGACAAGTCTCATGAATGCTCGCCTTGTGTGCAAGAAATGGAGGGCATTGACTACCACTCCTAGATTCCTCCAAATGAGAAGAGAGGGTTCATATCAAAATCCATGGCTGTTTCTGTTTGGTGCAGTTAAAGATGGCTTTTGCTCTGGGGAGATACATGCATTGGATGTGTCTATGAATCAATGGCATAGGATAGATGCCGAATACCTAAGGGGAAGGTTCTTGTTCTCTGTTGCCAGTATACAGGATGATATCTTCATTGTTGGAGGATGTTCTAGCCTGAGCAGCTTTGGGAGGGTGGATAGGAGCTCATTCAAGACGCACAAAGGGGTGGTCGTATTTAGTCCCTTGACGAAATCTTGGCGTAAAATACCATCTATGAAATATGCAAGATCAGTTCCTATATTAGGAGTTTCTGAGGTCAGTTCGGATTTCCCAACATGTCAAGGTCATCAAAGCCGGCAGGATAGACGTCCAAGATCAAGGATCGGTGGGGTGTCGGATGTCTATGAGGATCCTCATAAGCTCTCAATGAGACGTCATTGCAGATCTTCTTTCAATGAGAGTGAAGCTTCATCTGTTACCAGTAGAAGGACATACAAATTCCTTAGACAAAAGAGTGATCATTCAAGTTCAAAGGGAAGTAGAAGAGTTTTGCTGATAGCTGTAGGAGGTCTGGGATCATGGGACGAGCCTCTGGACTCTGGAGAAATATATGATTCTGTATCAAATAAATGGACTGAAATCCAGCGATTGCCTTTTGATTTTGGGGTTGCATGCTCTGGAATTGTTTGTGGCAAGATGTTTTATGTTTATTCCGAGACGGACAAGCTTGCGGCTTATGATGTTGAACGGGGATTCTGGATATCAATTCAAACCTCTCCATTTCCGCCCCGTGTTCTTGAATACTACCCCAAACTTGTATCTTCCGATGGCCGTCTTTTCATGCTCTCTGTGTCCTGGTGTGAAGGGGATGGTCAAATCGGGCGCCGGAACAAGGCTGTTAGAAAATTATGGGAGTTAGATCTCATGTATCTTACCTGGACTGAAGTCTCAGTGCATCCTGATGCCCCAATGGATTGGAATGCAGTATTTGTGGCAGACAAAAGCCTTATTTTTGGGATAGAGATGTTCAAGATATTTGGTCAGGTGTTGGATTTTTTCACTGTATGTGATGTGTCTGATATGGCACGCTGGCACCATATTTCAAGGAATCATGTCACTCATGTGCTGGATGCTTCTTCTTGCTTGACCAAAACTGTGGCAGTGCTACATCTTTGA
- the LOC112764690 gene encoding U-box domain-containing protein 44, whose protein sequence is MMASSWDGSNDPGSQSDDSFHFDRLHIEPIYDAFVCPLTKQVMRDPVTLENGQTFEREAIEKWFKECKESGRQLVCPLTLQELKSAELNPSMALRNTIEEWTARNEAAQLDMARRSLNMGSPENDTLHTLKYIQHICRRSRSNKHNVRSAGLIPMIVDMLKSSSRKIRCRALETLRVVVEEDDENKELLAEGDTVRTVVKFLSHELSKEREEAVSLLYELSKSETLCEKIGSINGAILILVGMTSSNSEDLSTVEKADKTLENLEKCENNVRQMAENGRLKPLLTQLLEGPPETKLSMAGFLGELVLNNDVKVHVARTAGSSLINIMKSGNMQSREAALKALNQISCEPSAKVLIEAGILSPLVNDLFAVGPNQLPTRLKEVAATILANVVNSGEDFDSIPFGPGHQTLVSEDIVHNLLHLISNTGPAIECKLLQVLVGLTNSPTTVLSVVSAIKSSGATISLVQFIEAPQKDLRVASIRLLRNLSPHMGQELADALRGSVGQLSGLVKVISESTGITEEQAAAVGLLADLPERDLGLTRQLLDEGAFQLVISRVIAIRKGEIRSSRFMTPFLEGLVKILARVTYVIDQEPEALALCRDHNLAALFIEMLQTNGLDNVQMVSATALENLSQESKNLTKLPDLPPPGVCASIFTCCYTQPVITGLCRIHRGLCSLKETFCLFEGQAVLKLVALLDHTNVNVVEAALAALSTLIDDGVDIEQGVQVLLDAEGVRPILDVLLEKRTENLRRRAVWAVERLLRTEDIAYEVSGDQNVSTALVDAFQHGDYRTRQIAERALKHVDKIPNFSGIFPNMGGA, encoded by the exons ATGATGGCTTCAAGCTGGGATGGAAGCAATGACCCTGGCAGCCAGTCAGATGATAGCTTTCATTTCGATAGGTTGCACATTGAGCCCATTTATGATGCTTTCGTGTGTCCTCTGACAAAGCAAGTTATGCGGGACCCTGTAACGTTAGAAAATGGACAGACTTTTGAACGTGAAGCAATTGAAAAGTGGTTCAAGGAATGCAAGGAAAGTGGACGGCAACTTGTTTGTCCGTTGACTCTGCAGGAGTTAAAGAGTGCAGAACTGAATCCAAGTATGGCTCTGCGAAACACCATTGAAGAGTGGACGGCCAGGAATGAAGCTGCACAGCTGGATATGGCTCGCCGCTCGTTGAATATGGGAAGTCCAGAAAATGATACGCTTCATACTTTAAAGTATATCCAGCACATATGCCGAAGAAGCAGGTCAAATAAGCATAATGTCCGCAGTGCAGGGCTCATACCCATGATTGTTGACATGTTGAAGAGCAGCAGCCGTAAGATACGATGTAGAGCTTTGGAAACTCTTAGAGTTGTGGTAGAGGAAGACGATGAAAATAAG GAATTGTTGGCTGAAGGTGACACTGTGCGTACAGTTGTAAAATTCCTGTCTCATGAGCTTTCAAAAGAAAGAGAGGAAGCTGTCTCTTTGCTTTATGAGCTCTCAAAATCTGAAACCCTATGTGAGAAGATTGGTTCAATTAATGGAGCTATTCTTATATTAGTTGGAATGACAAGCAGCAATTCAGAAGATCTTTCTACTGTTGAGAAGGCTGATAAAACATTGGAGAATCTGGAGAAGTGTGAGAATAACGTACGGCAGATGGCTGAAAATGGTAGATTGAAGCCTCTTCTGACCCAACTTCTTGAAG GTCCACCGGAAACAAAACTTTCAATGGCTGGATTCCTTGGTGAGCTGGTTTTGAACAATGACGTCAAAGTCCATGTTGCTAGAACTGCAGGTTCATCTTTGATCAATATAATGAAAAGTGGTAATATGCAGTCAAGAGAAGCTGCACTGAAGGCACTAAATCAGATATCGTGCGAGCCAAGTGCAAAGGTTCTTATCGAAGCGGGAATACTTTCTCCTCTTGTCAATGACCTTTTTGCAGTGGGTCCAAATCAGCTTCCAACACGATTAAAAGAGGTTGCTGCTACAATTCTTGCCAATGTGGTGAACTCAGGGGAAGACTTTGACTCAATTCCTTTCGGACCTGGTCACCAAACTCTGGTCTCAGAGGACATAGTTCATAATCTACTTCATCTCATAAGCAATACTGGTCCAGCAATTGAGTGCAAACTTCTCCAAGTTCTTGTCGGACTCACTAATTCTCCAACCACAGTTCTGAGTGTGGTTTCTGCTATCAAAAGTTCCGGCGCCACTATCAGTTTAGTTCAATTCATTGAGGCTCCACAGAAAGATCTGCGTGTAGCTTCCATAAGACTTCTTCGAAATCTCTCACCCCACATGGGTCAGGAACTAGCCGATGCTCTACGTGGCTCAGTCGGACAGCTTAGTGGTCTAGTTAAAGTCATATCAGAGAGTACAGGAATCACTGAAGAGCAGGCAGCAGCTGTTGGCCTTTTAGCGGATCTTCCTGAGAGGGATTTGGGACTCACAAGGCAGCTGCTAGATGAAGGTGCATTTCAGCTGGTCATATCTAGGGTGATTGCCATCAGGAAGGGTGAGATCAGGAGCAGTCGCTTCATGACACCATTTCTTGAAGGGCTTGTGAAGATTCTTGCAAGGGTTACATATGTCATAGATCAGGAGCCGGAAGCCCTTGCACTCTGTCGTGACCACAATCTTGCTGCATTGTTTATTGAAATGCTTCAAACTAACGGACTTGATAATGTACAGATGGTTTCCGCCACAGCTTTGGAGAATCTGTCCCAAGAGTCgaaaaatttaacaaagttgcctGATCTGCCACCGCCAGGTGTTTGTGCTTCAATCTTTACATGCTGTTACACACAACCGGTCATTACTGGACTGTGTAGGATTCACAGAGGGTTGTGCTCTTTAAAAGAAACATTTTGCCTTTTTGAAGGGCAAGCAGTCCTTAAGTTGGTAGCTCTACTGGACCACACGAATGTGAATGTAGTTGAGGCAGCACTTGCAGCCTTATCTACTCTTATAGATGATGGAGTGGATATTGAACAAGGAGTACAGGTGTTGTTGGATGCCGAGGGAGTGAGGCCTATACTCGATGTGTTACTCGAGAAACGGACAGAGAACTTGCGGAGGAGGGCAGTCTGGGCAGTGGAGAGATTGTTGCGAACAGAGGATATAGCCTATGAAGTTTCAGGCGATCAAAATGTGAGCACTGCACTTGTGGATGCTTTCCAGCATGGCGACTACCGAACAAGGCAGATTGCGGAGCGTGCCCTCAAGCATGTTGATAAGATACCAAACTTCTCCGGAATCTTCCCAAACATGGGAGGAGCGTAA